In Enterobacter sp. 638, a single window of DNA contains:
- a CDS encoding pyridoxal phosphatase: MTSRVIALDLDGTLLTPQKTLLPSSLKALKRAQEAGYQLLIVTGRHHVAIHPFYQALALDTPAICCNGTYLYDYQTKTVLESDPLPVTQALQLIDLLDEHDVHGLMYVDDAMLYERPTGHVIRTSNWALTLPEAQRPVFTQVSTLRQAAQDVNAIWKFALTDENTQKLNEFAAHVEQTLGLECEWSWHDQVDIARKGNSKGKRLTQFVESQGGSMRDVIAFGDNYNDISMLEAAGTGVAMGNADDAVKARANVVISDNTTDSIAQYIYTHLL; this comes from the coding sequence ATGACCTCGCGTGTGATTGCACTGGATTTAGACGGTACACTGCTAACCCCTCAAAAAACCCTGCTTCCCTCTTCGCTTAAAGCACTTAAACGTGCCCAGGAAGCGGGATATCAACTCCTGATCGTCACGGGTCGACATCACGTTGCCATTCATCCTTTTTATCAGGCACTGGCGTTAGATACACCTGCAATTTGTTGTAACGGGACTTATTTGTATGATTATCAAACAAAAACGGTTCTTGAGTCCGATCCGCTGCCTGTCACTCAGGCGCTGCAACTGATTGACCTGCTGGATGAACATGACGTTCACGGGCTGATGTACGTCGACGATGCGATGCTGTACGAACGCCCAACCGGGCATGTGATCCGCACCAGCAACTGGGCGCTGACGCTGCCCGAAGCCCAGCGTCCGGTGTTTACCCAGGTGTCTACTTTGCGTCAGGCCGCGCAGGATGTGAACGCTATCTGGAAATTCGCGCTGACGGATGAAAACACGCAAAAGCTGAACGAATTCGCGGCGCACGTGGAGCAAACGCTGGGGCTGGAGTGCGAGTGGTCGTGGCACGATCAGGTGGATATCGCCCGCAAAGGCAACAGCAAAGGTAAACGTCTGACGCAGTTTGTCGAATCTCAGGGCGGTTCAATGCGCGATGTGATTGCCTTTGGCGATAACTATAACGACATCAGCATGCTGGAAGCAGCGGGTACGGGTGTGGCGATGGGCAATGCCGACGATGCGGTGAAAGCGCGCGCTAACGTGGTGATTAGCGACAACACCACCGATAGCATCGCGCAGTATATTTATACTCACCTGCTGTAA
- the hutH gene encoding histidine ammonia-lyase → MNALTLTPGALTLKQLRGVWRHPTPLVLDENAHEAINQSVACVEAIVAEDRTAYGINTGFGLLAQTRIATHDLENLQRSLVLSHAAGVGAPLDDNMVRLMMVLKINSLARGFSGIRLSVIQALIALVNAQVYPWIPSKGSVGASGDLAPLAHMSLLLLGEGKARWQGEWLPAKDALKKAGLEPITLAAKEGLALLNGTQASTAFALRGLFEAEDLFASAVVCGALTTEAVLGSRSPFDARIHAVRGQRGQIDAAAMYRHVLTDTSEIADSHHNCDKVQDPYSLRCQPQVMGACLTQLRHAAEVLLVESNAVSDNPLVFAEQNEVVSGGNFHAEPVAMAADNLALAIAEIGALSERRIALMMDKHMSQLPPFLVRNGGVNSGFMIAQVTAAALASENKALSHPHSVDSLPTSANQEDHVSMAPAAGRRLWEMASNTRGVLAVEWLAAVQGIDLREGLKSSPLLEQARQTLREAVSHYDDDRFFAPDIEKAMELLDDGRLVALLPPVL, encoded by the coding sequence ATGAATGCGTTAACCCTAACTCCTGGCGCACTGACGCTGAAACAGCTGCGCGGCGTCTGGCGTCACCCGACGCCGCTGGTGCTCGATGAAAACGCCCATGAAGCCATCAACCAAAGCGTGGCCTGCGTCGAAGCGATCGTGGCTGAAGACCGGACCGCCTACGGGATTAACACCGGTTTTGGCCTGCTGGCGCAAACGCGCATTGCCACGCACGATCTGGAAAATCTGCAGCGCTCACTGGTGCTGTCGCATGCCGCGGGCGTAGGCGCTCCGCTGGACGACAACATGGTGCGTCTGATGATGGTGCTGAAAATCAACAGCCTGGCGCGCGGCTTTTCCGGCATCCGACTGAGCGTGATTCAGGCGCTGATTGCACTGGTGAATGCTCAGGTGTATCCGTGGATCCCGTCGAAAGGCTCCGTGGGCGCGTCGGGCGATTTGGCTCCGCTGGCGCATATGTCGTTGCTGTTGCTCGGCGAGGGCAAAGCCCGCTGGCAGGGCGAATGGCTGCCCGCTAAAGACGCGCTGAAAAAGGCCGGACTGGAGCCGATCACTCTTGCTGCGAAAGAGGGGCTGGCGCTGCTGAACGGAACACAGGCGTCAACCGCGTTTGCGCTGCGTGGATTATTCGAAGCCGAAGATCTGTTCGCGTCGGCGGTGGTGTGCGGCGCGTTAACGACCGAAGCGGTGCTTGGCTCGCGGAGTCCGTTTGATGCGCGGATTCATGCGGTGCGCGGTCAGCGCGGGCAAATTGATGCGGCGGCTATGTATCGTCATGTTCTGACGGACACCAGTGAAATCGCGGATTCCCATCATAATTGCGACAAAGTGCAGGACCCGTATTCGCTGCGCTGTCAGCCGCAGGTGATGGGCGCGTGTTTAACCCAGTTGCGCCACGCCGCAGAGGTTTTACTGGTCGAATCCAACGCGGTGTCCGATAACCCGCTGGTCTTTGCCGAGCAAAATGAAGTGGTTTCCGGCGGCAATTTCCACGCCGAGCCGGTGGCGATGGCGGCGGATAATCTGGCGCTGGCGATTGCCGAAATCGGCGCATTATCCGAACGCCGTATCGCGTTGATGATGGATAAACACATGTCGCAACTGCCGCCGTTCCTGGTGCGCAACGGCGGCGTGAACTCCGGGTTTATGATTGCCCAGGTTACAGCGGCGGCGCTGGCGAGCGAAAACAAAGCGCTGTCGCACCCGCACAGCGTCGACAGTCTACCGACATCGGCGAATCAGGAAGATCACGTTTCCATGGCACCGGCCGCAGGGCGTCGCCTGTGGGAAATGGCGTCGAACACGCGCGGCGTGCTGGCGGTGGAATGGCTCGCGGCGGTGCAGGGTATTGATTTGCGTGAAGGGTTAAAATCCAGCCCACTGCTGGAGCAGGCGCGCCAGACTCTGCGCGAGGCGGTTTCGCACTACGATGACGACCGTTTCTTTGCACCGGACATCGAAAAGGCCATGGAACTGCTGGATGACGGACGCCTGGTGGCGCTATTGCCACCGGTGTTATAA
- the modC gene encoding molybdenum ABC transporter ATP-binding protein ModC: MLELNFTQTLGDHTLTLNETLPASGITAVFGVSGAGKTSLINAISGLTRPQTGRIALNDRVLNDVEKKIYLAPEKRRIGYVFQDARLFPHYNVRGNLRYGMAKSMAGQFDKLVALLGIETLLERLPSSLSGGEKQRVAIGRALLTAPELLLLDEPLASLDIPRKRELLPYLQRLAREINIPMLYVSHSLDEILHLADKVLVLENGSVKAFGNLEEVWGSSVMHPWLPKEQQSSVLKVSVLEHHPHYAMTALALGDQHLWVNKIEKPLQTALRIRIQASDVSLVLQPPLQSSIRNILRAKVAQCFDDNGQVEVQLEIGSKTLWARISPWARDELGIKPGLWLYAQIKSVSITT; encoded by the coding sequence ATGCTGGAACTCAATTTCACCCAAACGCTGGGCGACCACACGCTGACGCTCAACGAAACGCTGCCTGCATCAGGGATCACCGCTGTTTTTGGCGTATCGGGTGCGGGTAAAACGTCGCTTATCAACGCGATTAGCGGCCTGACGCGTCCGCAAACGGGCCGCATTGCGCTTAATGACCGCGTGCTGAACGACGTCGAAAAGAAGATTTACCTGGCCCCTGAGAAGCGTCGCATTGGCTATGTGTTCCAGGATGCCCGACTGTTCCCGCATTACAACGTGCGCGGCAATCTGCGCTACGGCATGGCAAAAAGCATGGCCGGGCAGTTTGATAAGCTGGTGGCGTTGCTCGGGATTGAAACCTTACTTGAGCGTCTGCCGTCGTCGCTTTCTGGCGGTGAAAAACAGCGCGTCGCCATCGGTCGCGCGCTGCTGACTGCGCCAGAACTGCTGCTGCTGGATGAGCCACTGGCCTCGCTCGACATCCCGCGTAAACGTGAGCTGTTGCCGTATCTCCAGCGTCTGGCGCGCGAAATTAACATTCCGATGCTGTATGTCAGCCATTCTCTGGATGAGATTTTACATCTGGCAGATAAGGTGCTGGTGCTGGAAAACGGCAGCGTGAAAGCCTTTGGCAATCTGGAAGAGGTGTGGGGTAGCAGCGTCATGCACCCGTGGCTGCCGAAAGAGCAGCAAAGCAGCGTGCTGAAAGTGAGCGTGCTTGAGCACCACCCGCACTATGCCATGACGGCGCTGGCGCTGGGCGATCAGCATCTGTGGGTCAATAAGATTGAAAAACCGTTGCAGACTGCGCTGCGGATCCGCATTCAGGCGTCTGACGTTTCGCTGGTGCTGCAGCCGCCGCTGCAATCCAGCATCCGAAATATTCTGCGCGCCAAAGTGGCGCAATGTTTCGATGATAACGGGCAGGTGGAAGTACAGCTTGAAATCGGCAGCAAGACGCTCTGGGCGCGTATCAGCCCGTGGGCCAGGGATGAACTCGGTATCAAGCCTGGCCTGTGGCTTTACGCGCAAATCAAGAGCGTCTCGATCACCACCTGA
- a CDS encoding histidine utilization repressor: protein MFTRSPNQPPSAPAPFYEKVKQAISEKIAAGVWKPHDRIPSEAELVAQFGFSRMTVNRALRELTDEGMLVRLQGVGTFVAEPKGESALFAIRSIADEIAARNHQHHCEVLILEETQASAEQALALNVNEGTRIFHSVMVHFENDLPVQIEDRCVNAARVPDYLEQDYTQTTPHAWLSQVAPLTEGEHIVEAVRATLQECELLRIKEHDPCLLIRRRTWSGSQIVSHARLLFPGDRYRLQGHFTS from the coding sequence ATGTTTACACGCTCACCGAATCAGCCACCCAGCGCGCCCGCACCTTTTTACGAAAAGGTGAAACAGGCGATCAGCGAGAAAATTGCTGCTGGCGTCTGGAAGCCGCACGACCGCATCCCCTCCGAAGCGGAACTGGTGGCGCAGTTTGGCTTTAGCCGCATGACCGTCAACCGCGCGCTGCGTGAACTGACCGACGAAGGCATGCTGGTGCGATTGCAGGGGGTCGGGACTTTTGTCGCTGAGCCAAAAGGGGAGTCCGCGCTCTTTGCCATCCGCAGCATCGCCGATGAGATCGCCGCACGCAATCATCAGCATCATTGTGAGGTTTTAATTCTTGAAGAGACGCAGGCCAGCGCTGAGCAGGCGTTAGCGCTGAACGTCAATGAGGGGACGCGGATTTTTCACTCGGTGATGGTGCATTTTGAGAACGACCTTCCGGTACAAATTGAAGACCGCTGCGTCAATGCCGCACGCGTGCCGGACTATCTGGAACAGGATTACACCCAGACCACGCCGCATGCCTGGCTGTCGCAGGTCGCCCCGCTGACCGAAGGCGAACACATCGTCGAAGCGGTGCGCGCCACGTTGCAGGAGTGTGAACTGCTGCGCATCAAGGAGCACGATCCATGCCTGCTAATCCGCCGCCGCACCTGGTCTGGCTCGCAAATCGTATCCCACGCGCGGCTGCTGTTTCCCGGCGATCGCTACCGGTTGCAGGGCCACTTTACGTCATAA
- the hutU gene encoding urocanate hydratase gives MSSGKYRQQEIRAPRGTTLTAKSWLTEAPLRMLMNNLDPEVAENPNELVVYGGIGRAARNWECYDAIVDSLTHLESDETLLVQSGKPVGVFKTHENAPRVLIANSNLVPHWATWEHFNELDAKGLAMYGQMTAGSWIYIGSQGIVQGTYETFVEAGRQHYNGSLKGRWVLTAGLGGMGGAQPLAATLAGACSLNIECQQSRIDFRLRTRYVDEQADNLDDALARINKYTSQGKTVSIALCGNAADIVPELVARGVRPDLVTDQTSAHDPLHGYLPTGWSWEEYQQKAKTDPEGTVLAAKKSMAEHVRAMLAFSDMGVPTFDYGNNIRQMAKEIGVENAFDFPGFVPAYIRPLFCRGIGPFRWVALSGDPQDIYKTDAKVKEIVADDAHLHHWLDMARERINFQGLPARICWVGLEWRQKLGLAFNEMVRSGEVSAPIVIGRDHLDSGSVASPNRETEAMQDGSDAVSDWPLLNALLNTASGATWVSLHHGGGVGMGFSQHAGMVIVCDGTDEAAARIARVLHNDPATGVMRHADAGYDIAIDCAKEQGLNLPMIAATQGKH, from the coding sequence ATGTCGTCAGGTAAATACCGCCAGCAGGAGATCCGTGCCCCGCGCGGCACCACGCTGACTGCCAAAAGCTGGCTCACCGAAGCGCCGCTGCGCATGTTGATGAATAATCTCGATCCGGAGGTTGCCGAAAATCCGAACGAGCTGGTGGTGTACGGCGGCATCGGTCGCGCAGCGCGCAACTGGGAATGTTACGACGCCATTGTGGACTCTCTGACCCATCTTGAAAGCGACGAAACGCTGCTGGTGCAATCCGGAAAACCGGTCGGCGTCTTCAAAACCCATGAAAATGCCCCGCGCGTGTTGATCGCCAACTCGAACCTCGTGCCGCACTGGGCGACGTGGGAACATTTTAACGAGCTGGATGCGAAAGGGCTGGCGATGTACGGCCAGATGACAGCCGGAAGTTGGATCTATATCGGCAGTCAGGGGATTGTGCAGGGCACCTACGAAACCTTCGTGGAAGCCGGTCGCCAGCACTACAACGGTTCACTGAAAGGCCGCTGGGTGCTGACCGCAGGGCTGGGCGGCATGGGCGGTGCACAGCCGCTGGCTGCAACGCTTGCGGGCGCGTGTTCCCTGAACATTGAATGCCAGCAGAGCCGCATCGATTTCCGTCTGCGCACCCGCTATGTCGATGAGCAGGCAGACAATCTGGACGACGCGCTGGCGCGCATCAACAAATACACGTCCCAGGGAAAAACCGTGTCGATTGCCCTGTGCGGCAATGCGGCGGATATCGTCCCGGAACTGGTCGCGCGCGGCGTTCGCCCGGATCTGGTCACCGACCAGACCAGCGCCCACGACCCGCTGCACGGCTATCTGCCCACCGGCTGGAGCTGGGAAGAGTACCAGCAGAAAGCGAAAACCGATCCGGAAGGCACCGTTCTGGCCGCCAAAAAATCGATGGCTGAACACGTTCGCGCGATGCTGGCGTTCAGCGACATGGGCGTCCCGACCTTCGACTACGGCAACAATATTCGCCAGATGGCGAAAGAGATTGGTGTCGAAAACGCCTTTGATTTCCCCGGTTTCGTCCCCGCCTATATTCGCCCGCTGTTCTGCCGCGGCATCGGGCCATTCCGCTGGGTTGCGCTCTCTGGCGATCCGCAGGATATCTATAAAACCGACGCCAAAGTGAAAGAGATCGTTGCCGACGACGCGCATCTGCATCACTGGCTGGATATGGCCCGCGAACGTATCAACTTCCAGGGGTTACCGGCGCGTATCTGCTGGGTGGGGCTGGAGTGGCGACAAAAACTCGGCCTGGCGTTTAACGAAATGGTGCGCAGCGGTGAAGTCTCTGCGCCGATTGTCATTGGCCGCGACCATCTGGATTCAGGTTCCGTTGCCAGCCCAAATCGCGAAACCGAAGCGATGCAGGACGGCTCCGACGCGGTCTCCGACTGGCCATTGCTCAACGCGCTGCTGAACACCGCCAGCGGGGCCACTTGGGTGTCATTGCACCACGGCGGCGGCGTGGGAATGGGCTTTTCTCAGCATGCGGGAATGGTGATCGTCTGCGACGGTACCGACGAAGCAGCCGCGCGCATTGCCCGCGTATTACATAACGACCCGGCGACAGGCGTGATGCGCCATGCCGATGCGGGTTACGACATCGCGATTGATTGCGCCAAAGAGCAGGGACTGAACTTGCCGATGATCGCCGCCACACAAGGAAAGCACTGA
- the hutG gene encoding formimidoylglutamase has protein sequence MTLWRPTPSDIWQGRDDRAEASNALRIFQTLRQSEHFIPANSGIALMGFASDEGVKRNHGRTGAAQAPDVLRKALANMASHHGHDRLVDMGTFTVEADQLEAAQHALSDGVQACQQAGMRTLVFGGGHETAWAHGRGVLEAFPDDRVVIINLDAHLDLRNAERATSGTPFRQLAQYCAARQREFQYACFGVSRAGNTQALWDEAGRLNVTLVEDLHFRRDALSTLDAVLAQADRVYLTLDLDVLPAGEMPAVSAPAALGIPALDLLPVIEQICRSGKLQAADLVEFNPLYDREGQGARLAARLAWQIAHWWA, from the coding sequence ATGACGCTCTGGCGACCGACGCCTTCCGATATCTGGCAAGGGCGAGACGATCGCGCTGAGGCCAGCAACGCGCTGCGTATTTTCCAGACGCTGCGCCAGTCTGAACATTTTATTCCGGCAAATTCCGGTATCGCGCTGATGGGCTTTGCCAGCGATGAGGGTGTGAAGCGCAATCACGGCAGAACCGGCGCGGCACAGGCACCTGACGTGCTGCGCAAGGCGCTGGCGAACATGGCCAGCCATCACGGGCACGATCGGCTGGTGGATATGGGGACGTTCACCGTTGAAGCCGACCAGCTTGAAGCCGCGCAGCACGCGCTCAGCGATGGGGTTCAGGCCTGCCAGCAAGCGGGGATGCGTACGCTGGTTTTCGGCGGCGGGCACGAAACCGCGTGGGCGCACGGGCGCGGCGTGCTGGAGGCATTCCCGGATGATCGCGTTGTCATCATTAACCTCGATGCGCATCTCGATCTGCGCAACGCCGAAAGGGCCACCTCCGGTACGCCATTCCGCCAGCTTGCGCAGTATTGCGCAGCGCGTCAGCGTGAATTTCAGTACGCCTGCTTTGGCGTCAGCCGCGCGGGGAATACGCAGGCGCTGTGGGACGAAGCGGGTCGCCTGAACGTCACGCTGGTGGAAGACCTGCATTTTCGCCGCGATGCGTTATCCACGCTGGATGCCGTTTTAGCACAGGCGGATCGTGTGTATCTCACCCTCGATCTGGACGTCCTGCCCGCAGGCGAAATGCCTGCGGTTTCAGCCCCGGCGGCGCTCGGTATCCCGGCGTTGGATCTTCTGCCGGTGATTGAGCAAATCTGCCGCAGCGGTAAACTGCAGGCCGCCGATTTGGTTGAGTTTAATCCGTTGTACGATCGCGAGGGTCAGGGCGCACGACTCGCTGCGCGTCTGGCCTGGCAAATTGCTCACTGGTGGGCATAA
- a CDS encoding putative acyl-CoA thioester hydrolase, with translation MNISRISRLALALAFGVTLSACSSTPADQLPSEQAAPGTASRPILSAGEAKNFTAAHYYSAMDPNAAPWTPSSIRLPEQPNFVVGPAGTQGVTHTSIQAAVDAAITKHSASRQYIAILPGEYEGTVYVPAAPGSITIYGTGEKAVDVKIGLAIDSEIDRNTWRHLVNPAGKYMPGKPAWYMFDNCQSKQSATVGVMCSAVVWSQNNGLQLQNLTIQNTVGDSVDAGNHQAVALRTDGDQVQINNVNILGRQNTFFVTNSGVQNTLQNNRLTRTQVTNSYIEGDVDIVSGRGAVVFDNTEFRVVNTRTQQEGYVFAPATLSNMFYGFLAVNSRFTASGDGVAQLGRSLDVDSATNGQVVIRDSVINEGFNMAKPWADAAISKRPFSGNTGAVDDKGNVQRNLNDANFNRMWEFNNRGVGSKVVAEPKK, from the coding sequence TTGAACATTTCCAGGATTTCCCGTCTGGCGTTGGCGCTCGCATTTGGCGTGACGTTATCCGCCTGTAGCTCAACGCCTGCGGATCAGTTGCCTTCTGAGCAAGCCGCACCAGGTACGGCGTCTCGCCCGATTCTGTCTGCTGGCGAAGCTAAGAACTTCACCGCTGCACATTATTACTCAGCCATGGATCCAAACGCTGCGCCGTGGACGCCGTCCTCTATTCGTCTGCCTGAGCAGCCAAACTTCGTGGTTGGCCCAGCAGGCACACAGGGCGTGACACACACCAGCATTCAGGCTGCTGTTGACGCGGCTATCACCAAGCACAGCGCGTCTCGCCAGTACATTGCGATTTTACCGGGTGAATACGAAGGAACCGTTTATGTTCCTGCCGCACCGGGCAGCATCACAATTTATGGTACCGGTGAGAAAGCGGTCGACGTGAAAATTGGCCTGGCGATCGACTCCGAAATCGACCGTAACACCTGGCGTCATCTGGTGAATCCGGCCGGTAAATACATGCCAGGCAAACCGGCGTGGTATATGTTTGATAACTGCCAGAGCAAGCAGAGCGCGACCGTGGGCGTAATGTGTTCTGCGGTAGTCTGGTCACAGAACAACGGTCTGCAACTGCAAAACCTGACCATCCAGAACACCGTGGGTGACAGCGTGGATGCGGGGAATCACCAAGCGGTTGCCCTGCGTACCGACGGCGATCAAGTGCAGATCAACAACGTGAACATTCTGGGTCGCCAGAACACCTTCTTTGTGACCAACAGCGGTGTGCAGAATACGCTGCAAAATAACCGTCTGACGCGCACGCAGGTGACCAATAGCTACATTGAAGGCGATGTGGATATTGTCTCTGGTCGTGGCGCAGTGGTGTTTGATAACACCGAATTCCGCGTCGTGAACACCCGCACTCAGCAGGAAGGTTACGTGTTTGCGCCGGCAACGCTGTCGAACATGTTCTACGGCTTCCTGGCCGTGAACAGCCGCTTCACCGCGTCCGGTGACGGCGTGGCGCAGTTGGGTCGTTCTCTGGATGTGGATTCAGCGACGAACGGTCAGGTGGTGATTCGCGACAGCGTGATCAACGAAGGCTTCAACATGGCAAAACCATGGGCCGATGCCGCTATCTCCAAACGTCCGTTCTCTGGCAACACCGGCGCGGTGGATGATAAAGGCAACGTGCAGCGCAACCTGAACGACGCTAACTTCAACCGCATGTGGGAATTCAATAACCGCGGCGTGGGCAGTAAAGTCGTGGCTGAGCCTAAGAAGTAA
- the hutI gene encoding imidazolonepropionase translates to MQQLHPDDVIWHHARLATLNPANPEPYGMLENVALIVRGEKILALIPETDVPANHVNQVDLEGRLVTPGLIDCHTHLVFGGDRAAEWEQRLNGVSYQTISAQGGGINATVAATRESSAETLLALAQQRLQRLMQEGVTTLEIKSGYGLNHEAEAKMLRVAQHLAQSHAVEISPTLLAAHAVPAEYRHDPDAYLTLVCEQIMPALWAQRLFEAVDVFCENVGFTPTQTERVFQAASALGIPVKGHVEQLSNLGGAALVSRYKGLSADHIEYLDDAGVAAMAQNGTVAVLLPGAFYFLQERQRPPVAQLRKQGVPMAVATDYNPGTSPFASLHLAMNMACVQFGLTPEEAWAGVTRHAAQALGRGATHGQLAAGFVADFIVWDAERPVEMVYEPGRNPLYQRVFRGKIT, encoded by the coding sequence ATGCAGCAGCTTCATCCCGATGACGTTATCTGGCATCACGCACGGCTGGCAACCCTGAATCCGGCCAATCCTGAGCCTTACGGTATGCTGGAAAACGTCGCGCTGATTGTGCGCGGCGAGAAAATCCTGGCGCTGATTCCTGAAACAGACGTTCCAGCAAATCATGTGAATCAGGTCGATCTTGAAGGCCGATTGGTTACGCCAGGCCTGATTGACTGTCACACCCATCTGGTGTTCGGCGGCGACCGGGCCGCCGAGTGGGAGCAGCGGCTGAACGGCGTTTCGTATCAAACCATTAGCGCACAAGGCGGCGGGATTAACGCCACGGTCGCGGCGACGCGCGAAAGCTCAGCGGAAACCCTGCTGGCGCTGGCGCAACAGCGGCTGCAACGTTTGATGCAAGAGGGCGTCACCACGCTTGAGATCAAATCCGGTTACGGTCTGAATCACGAGGCCGAAGCGAAAATGCTGCGCGTGGCACAGCACCTTGCGCAAAGCCATGCGGTCGAGATCAGCCCGACGCTGCTGGCGGCGCATGCCGTGCCAGCGGAATACCGTCACGATCCGGATGCTTATCTGACGCTGGTTTGCGAGCAAATCATGCCCGCGCTCTGGGCGCAGCGCTTATTTGAAGCGGTGGATGTCTTTTGTGAAAACGTCGGGTTCACCCCCACACAAACCGAGCGGGTTTTTCAGGCCGCTTCGGCGCTGGGTATACCCGTCAAAGGCCACGTCGAGCAGCTTTCAAACCTCGGTGGTGCGGCACTTGTCAGCCGCTATAAAGGTTTGTCCGCCGATCATATTGAATATCTCGACGATGCGGGCGTTGCCGCGATGGCGCAAAACGGCACGGTCGCGGTGCTACTCCCGGGCGCGTTCTATTTCTTACAGGAGCGCCAGCGTCCACCGGTTGCACAGCTTAGAAAGCAGGGCGTGCCGATGGCCGTGGCGACCGATTACAACCCCGGCACCAGCCCGTTTGCCAGTCTGCATCTGGCGATGAACATGGCCTGCGTCCAGTTTGGCTTAACGCCGGAAGAGGCGTGGGCTGGCGTCACGCGCCATGCTGCACAGGCGCTGGGACGCGGAGCCACGCACGGGCAATTAGCCGCGGGTTTTGTCGCCGATTTTATTGTCTGGGATGCCGAGCGTCCGGTGGAAATGGTGTATGAGCCGGGACGCAATCCACTTTATCAACGTGTTTTTCGCGGGAAAATAACATGA
- the pgl gene encoding 6-phosphogluconolactonase: protein MKQTVYTASPESQQIHVWRLNTEGSLTLVQVVDVPGQVQPMVVSPDKRFLYVGVRPEFRVLAYRISPDDGALTFAAEAPLPGSPTHISTDRQGRFIFSGSYNAGSVSVTRLEDGIPVETVDIVEGLEGCHSANISPDNRTLWVPALKQDRICLFTLSDDGHLQAQNPAEVTTVEGAGPRHMVFHPNQQYAYVVNELNSSVDVWELHNPNGQIECIQTLDIMPADFADTRWAADIHITPDGRHLYACDRTSSLITVFSISEDGSVLAIEGFQPTETQPRGFNIDNSGKFLIAAGQKSHHIALYEIKGVQGLLEEKGRYAVGQGPMWVVVNAH from the coding sequence ATGAAACAAACCGTTTATACCGCCAGTCCTGAAAGCCAGCAGATCCACGTCTGGCGTCTGAATACCGAAGGTTCGCTCACGCTGGTGCAGGTTGTCGATGTGCCTGGGCAAGTCCAGCCAATGGTCGTCAGTCCGGATAAACGTTTTTTGTATGTTGGCGTGCGTCCTGAATTCCGCGTTCTGGCTTACCGTATTTCCCCGGACGATGGCGCGCTGACCTTCGCCGCCGAAGCGCCACTGCCGGGCAGCCCGACGCATATTTCCACCGATCGCCAGGGGCGTTTCATTTTCAGCGGCTCTTACAATGCGGGCAGCGTCAGCGTGACGCGTCTGGAAGACGGCATTCCGGTTGAAACCGTGGATATTGTCGAAGGTCTGGAAGGTTGCCACTCCGCCAATATCTCGCCGGATAACCGCACGCTGTGGGTTCCCGCGCTGAAGCAGGATCGCATTTGCCTGTTTACCTTGAGCGACGATGGCCACCTGCAGGCGCAAAACCCAGCAGAAGTGACCACGGTTGAGGGCGCAGGTCCGCGTCATATGGTGTTCCATCCGAATCAACAGTACGCCTACGTGGTGAATGAGCTAAACAGTTCCGTTGACGTGTGGGAACTGCACAATCCGAACGGCCAGATCGAATGCATCCAGACGCTGGATATAATGCCTGCGGACTTTGCCGACACCCGCTGGGCGGCAGATATTCATATCACCCCGGATGGCCGTCATCTGTACGCCTGCGATCGCACCTCGAGCCTGATCACCGTGTTCAGCATTTCTGAAGACGGCAGCGTGCTGGCTATCGAAGGCTTCCAGCCAACCGAAACCCAGCCGCGCGGCTTTAATATCGATAACAGCGGCAAATTCCTGATTGCGGCGGGGCAGAAATCCCATCACATCGCGCTATATGAAATCAAAGGCGTGCAGGGACTGCTGGAAGAGAAAGGGCGCTACGCCGTCGGCCAGGGCCCAATGTGGGTGGTGGTTAACGCGCACTAA